A single genomic interval of Bradyrhizobium sp. AZCC 1693 harbors:
- a CDS encoding alpha/beta hydrolase, translated as MNAIFRQSPGAQKRPLARVDWRAQFWIDGMDLFGWPSFADRTVDEARNDFRFLIRATSTWQPVRSVGAAIVASPRGDIPIRIYVPLSGASPRPLLVWFHGGGFTVGDLETADPTCRSLANRSGAVVVSVDYRLAPEHGCLDAVDDAYAATQWAIRNAAALGCDPGRVAVGGDSAGATLSALVCLRSRDNNEPSPALQVLVYPCSDCTMALCDRSVDGPLLDWSTIDWFGEQCFGEHGSRLDPADPRISPYRAKDHSRLRPALVLTAGADILCHDGETYAGCLRTAGGKVTHHRFEGQVHGFFSMDLVFGEARRAHRLVARAITDMPRRSMSTTAPMPNTLPVIWVNPIQRAATMVAELAVRAPLLVAAQFLSTIVTHRISGAASSRSH; from the coding sequence ATGAATGCGATCTTTCGGCAAAGTCCGGGTGCACAAAAGCGCCCCCTCGCCAGAGTGGACTGGCGCGCGCAATTCTGGATCGACGGAATGGATTTGTTCGGCTGGCCCTCGTTTGCGGACCGCACCGTCGATGAGGCGCGCAACGATTTCCGCTTTCTGATCAGGGCGACATCGACTTGGCAGCCGGTACGCTCGGTGGGAGCGGCCATCGTCGCATCGCCGCGCGGCGATATTCCGATACGAATTTACGTGCCGTTGTCGGGCGCGTCGCCACGTCCGCTTCTGGTGTGGTTCCATGGCGGCGGTTTTACCGTGGGCGATCTCGAGACCGCCGACCCGACCTGTCGTTCGCTGGCCAACCGCTCAGGTGCGGTCGTCGTCTCGGTGGATTACAGGCTCGCGCCGGAACATGGCTGCCTCGATGCGGTCGACGACGCTTATGCGGCGACGCAGTGGGCGATCCGCAATGCCGCGGCGCTGGGCTGCGATCCCGGCCGGGTCGCGGTTGGCGGCGATTCCGCGGGAGCAACGCTCTCGGCATTGGTCTGCTTGCGCAGTCGTGACAACAACGAACCATCTCCCGCGCTGCAGGTACTGGTCTATCCGTGCAGCGATTGCACAATGGCTCTCTGTGACCGCAGTGTCGACGGACCATTGCTTGACTGGTCCACGATCGACTGGTTCGGAGAGCAGTGTTTTGGCGAACATGGCTCCAGACTCGATCCCGCCGATCCGCGCATCTCTCCCTACCGCGCGAAAGATCATTCCCGGCTGCGGCCAGCCCTGGTGTTGACGGCAGGGGCCGACATACTCTGCCATGACGGCGAAACCTATGCGGGATGTCTGCGCACTGCGGGGGGAAAAGTCACGCATCATCGCTTCGAGGGACAGGTTCACGGCTTTTTCTCGATGGACTTGGTGTTTGGTGAAGCACGTCGCGCCCATCGTCTCGTCGCTCGGGCGATTACCGATATGCCTCGACGATCGATGTCCACCACTGCGCCGATGCCGAATACTTTACCAGTCATCTGGGTCAATCCGATCCAGCGGGCTGCAACAATGGTCGCGGAGCTTGCGGTACGCGCGCCGCTGCTCGTAGCTGCGCAATTTCTGTCAACAATCGTGACCCATCGAATATCTGGCGCGGCGAGCAGTCGGTCGCATTGA
- a CDS encoding GntR family transcriptional regulator, with product MTVAQTISWPAHNGAKVDDNDRIALYVRLSRIFRQHIASGAWERGARLPTIPELCREYQVAAITVRQALGLLSNDGLIISRRGSGTYVTGVPSVDNSEHRTANSSLHAPIPTPKIKILKRARHVALPPELSSDQDDESYAQVMKIHYSEAAPFAVMNVFVASRAYERLPRGREETTRISALFREFSGIPIARDRQLFTISYADRAIAQHLKCSLGSVLIQMRSWWFDDDDKVVFAGSFLYRGDMFVLERGSLHPVQGLLPSAHVSLPKSGTRNGSGRSKGGSKSKTD from the coding sequence ATGACGGTTGCGCAGACGATCAGCTGGCCCGCCCACAACGGCGCAAAAGTCGACGACAACGATCGGATTGCGCTCTATGTCCGCCTCTCACGCATCTTTCGCCAGCACATCGCCTCCGGCGCGTGGGAGCGCGGCGCCCGCCTTCCGACGATTCCCGAGCTGTGCCGGGAATATCAGGTTGCGGCCATCACGGTTCGTCAGGCGCTCGGACTGCTGTCGAACGATGGACTGATTATCAGCCGAAGGGGAAGTGGCACCTACGTCACTGGTGTGCCCTCGGTTGACAACTCCGAACATCGGACCGCGAACAGCAGTCTGCACGCCCCGATTCCAACTCCGAAAATCAAGATTCTCAAACGTGCGCGACACGTCGCGCTGCCGCCGGAATTGTCATCGGACCAGGACGACGAATCCTACGCGCAGGTCATGAAGATTCATTACAGCGAGGCCGCACCTTTTGCAGTAATGAATGTTTTTGTCGCAAGCCGCGCCTACGAACGTCTCCCCAGGGGACGTGAGGAGACGACAAGAATTTCGGCGCTGTTTCGCGAATTCAGCGGGATACCGATCGCCCGCGATCGGCAGTTGTTCACGATTTCCTATGCCGATCGAGCCATCGCGCAGCATCTGAAATGCTCGCTTGGCAGCGTGCTCATTCAGATGCGGTCATGGTGGTTCGACGATGACGACAAGGTCGTGTTCGCCGGCAGCTTTCTCTACCGCGGCGACATGTTCGTCCTTGAGCGCGGCAGCCTGCACCCGGTGCAGGGGCTGTTGCCATCTGCGCATGTATCGTTGCCAAAGAGCGGGACCAGAAACGGAAGCGGCCGTTCGAAAGGCGGCTCAAAATCGAAAACCGACTAA